The proteins below are encoded in one region of Mangifera indica cultivar Alphonso unplaced genomic scaffold, CATAS_Mindica_2.1 Un_0004, whole genome shotgun sequence:
- the LOC123205391 gene encoding myosin-binding protein 2-like, producing MAANKFATMLHRNTNKITVILVYVLLEWALIVLLLLNSLFSYLIVKYAEYFGLKKPCLWCSRLDHIFDSSNKKDSYRDLVCDDHAKEISKLGFCSDHHTLSESKDMCEGCSSSSHREFSKDYAFFPWMKQIGLVQNDEDGAQNGEVESKCSCCGVNLERKFYSPYVLFKPSWEVLDYPQKENLMGEDGDDDRFDKNRSDSLTNQVEDVHKIDEDMGISIEGRELEIEEKFSTNENEKVGVVFEKEQETSSIKEEAFLNASMEDPSCDESKNQATPEGVTKHLEFYIDGEDCHLIPVELMDPLTAELKSGYKVREQGKGNGENEDVILDFTMNDVGTEVDLVMENKENRLSSKEAIASLSAYESEEQTKAMVLEPVEEEDEWSSFIQAEVGDSIKDGHEEVAVAQTPQDDAEASEEAAGRDVELESDFNQVSDDALRMQSDEIDSEISIGTEIPEHEPIDDVQNEHDVFASFSELHVDNDDNGFKQAEDDNLEFKTITIETSEEATMINHLSIPSEVNEIEEEKVPDTPTSVDSLHQLHKKLLLLDRRETGTDESLDSGSVLSDIDSGDGVMTVEKLKSALRAERKTLNALYAELEEERSASAEAANHTMAMINRLQEEKAAMQMEALQYQRMMEEQSEYDQEALQLLNELMIKREREKAEIEKELELYRKKVQEYEAKEKMMMLRRRSGTSSASCSNADDSDGLSIDLNLDAKEEESPESNQESNNQNTPADAVLYLESLANFEDERLSILEQLRVLEEKLFKLNNMEEQHFEDIKSIDHFHKENGNGYTVDYDFEGATNGLANGYFKEMNGKLHYQERKVIGPKAKRLLPLFDAIHAETEDGIVNGHELEFDSVVSQNSSITKFELDIKRLALEEEVDYVYERLHALEADREFLKHCISSLGKGDKGVNLLQEILQHLRDLRSVEQRARNIENFTS from the exons ATGGCGGCCAACAAATTTGCAACCATGTTGCATAGAAACACCAACAAGATTACTGTGATTCTAGTCTATGTACTTCTTGAATGGGCCTTGATCGTTCTCCTTCTTTTAAATTCTCTATTTTCTTATCTCATCGTCAAATATGCAGAGTATTTTGGCCTCAAAAAGCCCTGTCTATGGTGTTCGAGGCTCGATCACATCTTTGACTCCTCAAATAAGAAGGATTCTTATAGAGATCTTGTGTGTGATGATCATGCTAAAGAGATTTCCAAACTGGGTTTCTGCTCAGATCATCATACTCTATCTGAATCAAAGGACATGTGCGAGGGTTGCTCATCCTCGTCGCATCGCGAATTTTCGAAGGATTATGCTTTCTTTCCATGGATGAAGCAGATTGGACTGGttcaaaatgatgaagatggtGCTCAAAATGGTGAGGTGGAGTCTAAATGTTCTTGTTGTGGTGTCAACTTGGAGAGAAAGTTTTACTCTCCATATGTGCTATTTAAGCCTTCTTGGGAGGTTTTGGATTATCCCCAAAAGGAAAATTTGATGGGAGAAGATGGAGACGATGAtcgttttgataaaaatagatcgGATTCTTTGACCAACCAAGTTGAAGATGTTCATAAGATTGATGAAGATATGGGAATTTCAATTGAAGGGAGAGAATTGGAGATAGAGGAGAAATTTTCAACTAATGAAAATGAGAAAGTGGGTGTTGTTTTTGAGAAAGAACAAGAAACTTCTTCTATCAAGGAAGAAGCTTTTTTGAATGCTTCAATGGAGGATCCGTCTTGTGATGAGAGTAAAAATCAAGCAACCCCTGAAGGTGTGACCAAGCATTTGGAGTTTTACATAGATGGAGAGGATTGCCATTTGATTCCAGTTGAGTTGATGGATCCATTAACAGCTGAACTGAAAAGTGGGTACAAAGTGAGGGAGCAAGGCAAGGGAAATGGTGAAAATGAAGATGTTATTTTGGATTTTACCATGAATGATGTTGGGACAGAAGTTGATTTGGTAATGGAGAACAAAGAGAACAGGTTGAGTTCAAAAGAGGCAATAGCATCACTTTCAGCCTATGAAAGTGAAGAGCAAACTAAGGCTATGGTGCTTGAACCAGTGGAAGAAGAGGATGAGTGGTCTTCATTTATACAAGCAGAAGTTGGAGATTCAATCAAAGACGGGCACGAAGAAGTTGCTGTTGCGCAAACTCCTCAAGATGATGCTGAGGCAAGTGAGGAAGCAGCAGGAAGAGATGTGGAATTGGAATCAGATTTTAATCAAG TTTCTGATGATGCACTTCGAATGCAAAGTGATGAAATTGATAGCGAGATCTCAATAGGGACTGAGATTCCGGAGCATGAACCAATTGATGATGTTCAAAATGAGCATGATGTTTTTGCTAGTTTTTCTGAATTGCATGTAGATAATGATGACAATG GCTTTAAACAAGCTGAAGACGATAATTTAGAGTTCAAAACCATAACAATTGAGACAAGTGAAGAGGCAACAATGATCAATCATTTGTCAATTCCTTCCGAGGTTAATGagattgaagaagagaaagttCCTGATACGCCGACTTCTGTTGATAGTCTTCATCAATTACACAAGAAACTGCTGCTACTTGATCGAAGAGAAACTGGAACAGATGAGTCCTTGGATAGTGGAAGTGTTCTCAGTGACATTGATTCTGGAGATGGGGTAATGACAGTTGAGAAGTTAAAATCAGCATTGAGAGCGGAACGAAAGACGTTAAATGCTTTGTATGCAGAATTAGAAGAAGAAAGGAGCGCTTCGGCAGAGGCAGCGAACCATACAATGGCAATGATAAATAGGCTTCAGGAAGAGAAAGCTGCGATGCAGATGGAAGCTTTGCAATATCAAAGAATGATGGAGGAACAATCGGAGTATGACCAGGAAGCATTGCAGCTTTTGAATGAGCTTATGATAAAGAGAGAACGGGAAAAGGCAGAGATTGAAAAAGAGCTGGAATTATATCGAAAGAAGGTTCAGGAATATGAGgcaaaagagaaaatgatgatgttgAGAAGGAGAAGTGGAACTTCATCTGCTTCTTGCAGCAATGCTGATGATAGCGATGGTCTATCTATTGATCTGAATCTTGACGCAAAGGAAGAAGAGAGTCCTGAGAGCAACCAGGAAAGTAACAACCAGAACACTCCTGCTGATGCAGTTCTATATTTGGAGTCATTGGCTAACTTTGAGGATGAAAGGTTATCCATTCTAGAGCAACTCAGGGTTTTGGAAGAGAAATTGTTTAAGTTAAACAACATGGAAGAGCAACATTTTGAggatataaaatcaattgatcATTTTCACAAAGAGAATGGCAATGGCTACACTGTGGATTATGATTTTGAAGGTGCAACAAATGGGCTAGCAAATGGCTATTTCAAAGAAATGAATGGGAAGCTTCATTATCAAGAAAGGAAAGTTATTGGTCCAAAGGCGAAGAGACTTCTTCCTCTTTTTGATGCAATTCATGCAGAAACTGAAGATGGAATTGTCAATGGACATGAACTAGAGTTTGATTCTGTTGTGTCACAGAACTCCTCTATCACAAAGTTCGAACTCGACATCAAGAGGCTTGCACTTGAGGAAGAAGTTGATTATGTCTATGAAAGGCTACACGCTCTTGAAGCAGACAGGGAGTTTCTCAAGCATTGCATCAGCTCTTTAGGAAAAGGAGATAAAGGAGTAAATCTTCTCCAGGAAATCCTACAACACCTTCGTGATCTCAGAAGCGTCGAGCAACGAGCAAGAAACATTGAAAATTTCACTTCATAG